In Euphorbia lathyris chromosome 9, ddEupLath1.1, whole genome shotgun sequence, the following are encoded in one genomic region:
- the LOC136205216 gene encoding autophagy-related protein 9-like, whose protein sequence is MKTLEWTLNWCILQSMFDRNFCIRRDFISNPETLKRRLMVVGLAMILLSPFLVIFMLVYLFLRHAEQFYNHPSTASSRRWSNLSRWIFREFNEVDHLFKHGMNGSIVNASEYLKQFPTPIISIIAKFISFVSGGFSAIMIIITFLEESLLEGHIFGRTLFWYAAVFGTITASSWAAVTVIDEFLVLDPNGAMSLVVQHTHYMPKRWRGKEKTDCPIFKIMVIAIMVHLIYHTSPAWRSSRGKMDKSFLRSSALQRDDIVWNRYMRV, encoded by the exons ATGAAGACCCTTGAATGGACCTTAAATTGGTGCATATTGCAAAGCATGTTTGATAG AAACTTCTGTATTAGGAGAGACTTCATCTCTAATCCTGAAACACTGAAGAGAAGGCTTATGGTAGTTGGCCTTGCAATGATCCTCCTTTCACCGTTTCTGGTTATATTCATGCTTGTCTACCTCTTCCTAAGGCATGCTGAACAATTTTATAATCATCCAAGCACAGCATCATCTCGAAGATGGTCAAACTTGTCGAGATGGATTTTTAGGGAATTCAATGAG GTTGACCATTTGTTCAAGCACGGGATGAATGGCAGTATAGTAAATGCTTCAGAGTATCTCAAGCAATTTCCGACACCTATTATTTCTATTATTGCCAAGTTCATCTCTTTCGTTTCTGGAGGCTTTTCTGCTATAATGATCATTATCACATTTCTGGAGGAATCTTTATTGGAGGGCCAT ATATTTGGTCGCACCTTGTTCTGGTATGCTGCTGTTTTTGGTACCATTACAGCCAGCAGTTGGGCTGCAGTTACAGTTATAGATGAGTTTCTTGTCCTTGATCCAAATGGAGCTATGTCTTTGGTGGTTCAACATACACATTATATGCCAAAGAGATGGCGGGGCAAAGAAAAGACAGACTGTCCGATTTTCAAAATCATGGTAATAGCAATTATGGTTCACCTCATATACCACACATCACCTGCTTGGAGGAGCTCTCGAGGCAAGATGGATAAGTCATTTTTAAG GTCTTCTGCCTTGCAAAGGGACGATATAGTATGGAATAGATATATGCGTGTCTAA